The genome window ACGCTTCGTCCGAGCCCCGGACGGCAAATCCGCATGCACCGAACGAACCAAAGGCCGAAAACCCGCACCGCCGCTGCACCAAGGCCTGCGCCGCGCATCCTCTGGCGCTTCAAGCCGAGTGGTACGGCAGGCCCAGAAGGCTAGAACCGACGCCGCAGCCAGCCGCGGTGCTGGTGCTCACGCTGCTCGGTGACCAGTCTTGCTttccgaggcggcggcgcgagaCAGCGACAACGCAACGCGCTATCACCCCACAATAACAGAGTGTCCCCAAAGCCCGCGCCTTGACGAAAATGTGGGGCTGGTTGCTGCCGGCTGCAGCTCGCTTCGCCGACTATAATCATCGCCAACACAAAGGGACATGTGTTAATGGTCGCTATTCGCCAGGATTACTGTAGTCTAGTGTGAAACAGAGTAAATCACAGCCTAGTAAGCACTTCCTCTGCAATATAGCGCTACACTACTAGGAGTACTGCGTACTGCTTATGAAACAATGCAGATGTCGATACGAAATATGGTGTCCGAGGGAAGATCCAACCGAAGGGCATCGACAAGAACAAGTGCTGCTACTTGGCGGTTGCCACCGTGCCATGCATAGGAGTATAACTAGATCATCGAGCGCGCATCAGACATATCGATCTGTCAGTTGGGAACGGAGAAACACACGCCCCCCGGAGGGCCTTACTCCGAGAAGCAAGGAGCTAGGCCAGCGGCGGGCTCCACCCGTGGCTGATACTACTACTCTAACAAGGTCGTGAAAGGTATCCGGAAAAATATAGTGCCCGGATTCCATTGATCTATTTCATACAGGTGTATCAGTTTAGTGTTTCACTGTATTGACTAGGTATGCATGCAGATCGCTGGTGTGCTGGACCCTTGGCCATTGGTGGTACATTCAAATGTCAATCGTCGGAGTTCTTGACTTAAACCCAGTTGCAGCATCGTTTCTTTGACGAGGTTTTGGTTTGTAATCTGCAGATGGCTTTGCTATCTTTGGTGATCACTGGTGTGTTGCCCGAGGATTTCTTACGAAAAGCCGCCAAATGTGAACTCTGAATAGTAGTATTACCGTAATGCACAAGTTCCTTTATGTCCCTGTGACTCTTACCAAACCATGCCCGTTTCCGACGAGCAAAAAAAGAACAGTGACAGGTGACAAACCTTAGCTCTGACCAGAAAAGGAGAAAGCCGAAGGAAAATCCATCACTGACAAGTACACCGTAACAACGAACATGCACATCACCACAGTACTGCCATGACATCACCCGGCTGGTCCGCTAAAACACGCGCCAAAAACTGGACCGGGACCACGCATACAATTTCTTCAGACCCCGCCTGCCGTCCCAATAATCGGACCGTTTCACGGACACCCGGTTCCCAGACCAACGATCCAACACTCGCTTGGAACAGCTAGCTATATATACACCCAAGCAAAGCAACCATGCAAAACGCACCTCCTGAAGTGGCACGACAAGCAAACAAGCCGTGGCACACGAGAACTTCCAGCCTTCAGCTCAAATGTCTTCCACGGTGACACTGGAGAAGACGACCACAATCCAGAGCAACGACGCCGATGTCGGATCGCCAACGATGAGGTCTCCGCTCCTGAAGAAGACGAAGGGCGGGTGTGGCGACGACACCACGGGACGGTGCTGCGGGCAAAAGTACGAGCTCATCAGCTACGACGTGCTCCCGGAGTTCCTCAAGCACAATGAGTTCATCCTCGACTACTACCGCAGCGAGTGGCCCATCAAGCAGGCGCTTCTCAGCGCCTTCTCCATCCACAACGAGACCATCAACGTCTGGACGTAAGTGTTCGTCGACGTCGAGAGCACCATCAACGACAACCTTAATTTGTGCTAGCTTTATTCAGCTGATGACGCTATTTTTCTCAATTTCCTGCAGGCATTTGATTGGTTTCTTCGTCTTCCTCGCCCTCACCGTGTGCGCCGCTACGATGGTTCCGATGGAGTACGAGGCGTCTCACTTGGCTGCGTCCACAGGCCTGGCCAACAACACCGGCAACCCAATGGTGCCGAGGAGCTACAGCGCCGACGGAGCGGTCATGGCAATGCAGGTGCTGCGCAACGTGTCCGTTGAAACggagctcgccgccgcggcgtcgTTGTCGGCGGGGCACCGGGTCGCGCGGTGGCCGTTCTACGCGTACCTCTGCGGCGCCATGTTCTGCCTGCTGATGAGCAGCGCGTGCCACCTGCTGGCCTGCCACTCGGAGCACGCCAGCTACGTGCTGCTCCGCCTCGACTACGCCGGCATCACCGGCCTCATCGTCACCTCTTTCTACCCGCTCGTCTACTACACCTTCCTCTGCGACCCGTTCTACCAGACGCTCTACCTCGGCTTTATCACCGTcttcggcgccgccgccgtggtcGTCTCTCTGCTCCCAGTCTTCGAGGCGCCCGAGCTGCGGTGGGCGCGCGCGGGTCTGTTCGCGTGCATGGGCATGTCGGGCCTCGTGCCCATCGTGCACAAGATGCTCCTGTTCGGGGCGCGCCCGGAGGCGGTGCTCACCACGGGGTACGAGATGGCCATGGGCACGTTCTACCTGGCCGGCGTGGTGGTGTACGCCACCAGGGTGCCGGAGCGGTGGATGCCG of Phragmites australis chromosome 3, lpPhrAust1.1, whole genome shotgun sequence contains these proteins:
- the LOC133911834 gene encoding heptahelical transmembrane protein 4-like; this translates as MSSTVTLEKTTTIQSNDADVGSPTMRSPLLKKTKGGCGDDTTGRCCGQKYELISYDVLPEFLKHNEFILDYYRSEWPIKQALLSAFSIHNETINVWTHLIGFFVFLALTVCAATMVPMEYEASHLAASTGLANNTGNPMVPRSYSADGAVMAMQVLRNVSVETELAAAASLSAGHRVARWPFYAYLCGAMFCLLMSSACHLLACHSEHASYVLLRLDYAGITGLIVTSFYPLVYYTFLCDPFYQTLYLGFITVFGAAAVVVSLLPVFEAPELRWARAGLFACMGMSGLVPIVHKMLLFGARPEAVLTTGYEMAMGTFYLAGVVVYATRVPERWMPGRFDLAGHSHQLFHVLVIAGAYAHYLAGLVYLSWRDTEGC